A stretch of Geobacter sp. DNA encodes these proteins:
- a CDS encoding nucleotidyl transferase AbiEii/AbiGii toxin family protein, translated as MDSRYLDTVRLLIDAAPFVFTQKCFALKGGTAINLFLEDMPRLSVDIDLVFTDLECPDRDSALVAIEKALHGVAELLQTKLGVTVRPTTSGSDHESKLFISRGPVLLKVEVNHVFRGAVYPLVTGSLSVETQRRFSRALSVPMLDPDELYASKLVAALDRQHPRDLFDVMLLFERGGITPRMRRAFTVYLAGHNRPIHELLAPHHKDIRVEFESDFAGMTNREVTVEQLIEIREKLFRELPASLDGLEREFLLSVNRCEPDGEILGLPGIENLPAIRWKLVNLRKLSKSNRTKYIVITDSLSTMFQ; from the coding sequence ATGGATAGCCGTTATCTTGATACCGTACGACTGCTCATCGATGCAGCCCCATTTGTCTTTACTCAAAAATGTTTCGCTCTCAAAGGAGGCACTGCGATAAACCTGTTTCTGGAAGACATGCCACGCCTATCGGTCGACATTGATCTTGTATTTACAGACCTGGAGTGCCCAGACAGGGATTCGGCGCTGGTGGCAATAGAAAAAGCCCTGCATGGCGTTGCAGAACTTTTGCAAACTAAGCTTGGGGTAACCGTCCGACCGACAACTTCCGGCAGTGATCATGAATCGAAGTTGTTTATTTCCCGTGGGCCAGTGCTTCTCAAGGTGGAGGTCAACCATGTATTCCGGGGTGCAGTATATCCTCTGGTTACCGGTAGTTTGTCCGTAGAGACGCAGAGACGTTTTTCGCGGGCTCTTTCCGTTCCCATGCTCGACCCTGACGAATTGTACGCCAGCAAACTCGTAGCCGCACTTGATCGCCAACATCCGCGAGATCTCTTTGATGTTATGTTGCTATTTGAGCGTGGTGGCATCACGCCGCGTATGCGTCGTGCCTTCACGGTCTATCTCGCCGGGCACAATCGGCCAATCCATGAATTGCTTGCTCCCCATCATAAAGACATCCGCGTTGAGTTTGAGAGCGATTTTGCTGGCATGACTAACAGGGAAGTGACTGTTGAACAGCTGATCGAGATACGTGAAAAGCTGTTCCGTGAGCTTCCAGCATCTCTTGACGGATTGGAACGCGAATTTCTCCTCTCGGTTAACCGTTGCGAACCTGATGGTGAAATCCTCGGATTGCCGGGTATAGAAAACCTGCCGGCCATCCGGTGGAAGCTGGTAAATTTGCGAAAACTGTCCAAGTCAAATCGCACTAAATATATCGTAATTACAGATTCTTTGAGCACTATGTTTCAATAA
- a CDS encoding iron-sulfur cluster-binding oxidoreductase — MGNLGCGCPGSMAKVIERPANVAENTTKAVSELRQWPVQLHLVPPTAPYFKNAEILVCADCVAFAMGSMHQDLVRGKALAIACPKLDDTDSYVEKLATIFSTNETPAVTVAIMEVPCCRGLDVMVKQAIQKSGRDTPLETAIVVGIDGNRRN, encoded by the coding sequence ATGGGAAATCTCGGATGTGGCTGCCCCGGTAGCATGGCAAAGGTAATCGAAAGACCGGCAAACGTTGCAGAAAACACCACAAAGGCTGTCTCTGAGCTCAGGCAGTGGCCGGTGCAACTCCATCTGGTGCCGCCAACCGCACCGTACTTTAAAAATGCAGAAATTCTGGTTTGCGCCGACTGTGTGGCTTTTGCCATGGGGAGCATGCATCAAGACCTGGTGAGAGGAAAAGCGCTCGCCATTGCCTGCCCGAAACTTGATGACACCGACAGTTACGTGGAAAAACTGGCAACGATCTTTTCGACCAACGAAACTCCAGCTGTCACTGTAGCGATTATGGAAGTGCCGTGCTGCCGCGGACTGGATGTCATGGTCAAGCAGGCAATACAGAAGAGCGGTAGGGACACACCTTTGGAGACAGCGATTGTCGTCGGCATAGACGGCAACAGGAGGAACTGA